The following proteins are encoded in a genomic region of Nitrospira sp.:
- a CDS encoding NDP-sugar synthase, which translates to MILAAGFGTRLRPLTNTIPKPLLPVAGTPLIVWNLLLLKQHGFRDVVINLHHLGPMIEQALGTGAQFGLRLLYSHEPIILGTGGGIKQAERYFSNEAVLILNGDTLFDLDLAALCAFHHERKALATLVLREDPDAVKWGLVEVGADDRIVRINGKGLAEAAMPTRPRMFAGIHILHSRLLRDIPREVASSIIDPYVAAIGRGEPLLGYDLKGYWSDVGTSERYGQAERDVKAGLLRLEDRKLPSG; encoded by the coding sequence ATGATTCTCGCGGCGGGTTTCGGTACCCGCCTCCGGCCGCTGACGAACACGATCCCCAAACCCCTGCTTCCGGTTGCCGGCACTCCGCTCATCGTGTGGAATCTTCTGCTGCTCAAGCAGCACGGATTCCGCGATGTGGTGATCAATCTGCATCACCTCGGCCCGATGATCGAGCAGGCGCTGGGGACTGGTGCGCAGTTCGGGTTGCGGCTTCTTTATTCGCACGAGCCTATCATCTTAGGGACGGGCGGGGGGATCAAGCAGGCCGAGCGGTACTTCTCCAACGAGGCGGTGTTGATCCTGAATGGCGACACGCTGTTTGATCTGGATCTCGCGGCGCTGTGTGCGTTCCACCATGAGCGCAAGGCCCTGGCGACGCTGGTGCTGCGGGAGGATCCCGATGCGGTGAAATGGGGACTCGTCGAAGTGGGGGCGGATGATCGCATCGTCCGGATCAATGGGAAAGGCCTGGCGGAGGCCGCCATGCCGACGAGGCCGCGCATGTTTGCCGGCATCCATATTCTGCACTCCAGGCTCTTGCGGGATATTCCACGAGAAGTGGCGTCGTCGATCATCGATCCCTATGTGGCCGCGATCGGGCGGGGCGAACCGCTGTTGGGCTATGACCTGAAAGGGTACTGGTCCGATGTGGGGACGTCGGAACGCTATGGGCAGGCCGAACGGGATGTGAAGGCCGGTTTGCTGCGGTTGGAGGATAGGAAGCTTCCTTCGGGATAA
- a CDS encoding phosphotransferase: protein MTTANPAPPKGPLTPPDQALVARTIESRLSPGLVLRELQPLPGDASNRRYFRAVLAGGPPHSVILMQLAEPEGFKQSEEAVSGAMHQITELPFLNILSHLGKAGVSVPTLHHYDHVAGLLYLEDFGDLTLAEAVRDADAPSLESRYKQAINVLVQMQVKATSPADPGCLAFHRSFDVPLLMWEFDHFLEYGIVARQGKPMCSEDWTAIRGEFEKISEHLAGQPRVFTHRDYHSRNLMVDGLRLGVIDFQDALMGPATYDLASLLRDAYIALDEPLVDQLVNYYLDQLAEHRHVWTNRDAFRRLFDLTSIQRNMKAAGRFVYIDRVKGNPKFLADIPRVLGYVKRNLQRYPELAPLRKHLTPYVPELQ, encoded by the coding sequence ATGACTACTGCGAACCCGGCTCCACCGAAGGGGCCTCTCACACCTCCTGATCAAGCCCTCGTCGCCCGCACCATTGAATCGCGGCTGAGTCCCGGTCTGGTTTTGCGCGAACTTCAGCCCTTGCCGGGGGATGCGTCGAATCGGCGCTACTTCCGCGCCGTCCTGGCCGGCGGTCCGCCCCACTCCGTGATCCTCATGCAACTCGCAGAGCCGGAGGGGTTTAAGCAATCGGAAGAAGCGGTCAGCGGAGCGATGCATCAGATCACCGAGTTGCCCTTTCTGAATATTCTGTCGCATCTCGGGAAGGCCGGCGTGTCGGTCCCGACGCTGCATCACTATGACCATGTCGCCGGGTTGCTGTATCTCGAAGATTTCGGCGATCTGACGCTTGCCGAAGCGGTGCGTGATGCCGATGCGCCGAGTCTGGAGTCGCGATACAAACAAGCGATTAATGTGCTGGTTCAGATGCAGGTGAAGGCGACCTCGCCGGCCGATCCCGGTTGTCTGGCGTTCCACCGGAGTTTCGATGTGCCGTTGCTCATGTGGGAGTTCGATCATTTCCTGGAGTACGGGATCGTGGCGCGCCAGGGTAAGCCGATGTGCTCGGAGGACTGGACGGCGATCCGCGGGGAGTTCGAAAAGATTTCCGAACATTTGGCCGGGCAGCCCAGGGTGTTCACCCATCGAGATTATCATTCGCGCAATCTGATGGTCGACGGCCTACGCCTTGGCGTCATCGATTTTCAAGATGCGCTGATGGGTCCGGCGACCTATGACCTGGCCTCCCTCTTGCGCGATGCCTACATCGCGCTCGATGAGCCGCTAGTGGATCAGTTGGTGAATTACTATCTCGATCAGCTGGCTGAGCATCGGCATGTCTGGACCAACCGCGACGCCTTCCGGCGCTTGTTCGATCTCACCAGCATTCAACGGAATATGAAAGCCGCCGGACGGTTTGTCTACATCGACCGGGTGAAGGGCAACCCCAAATTTCTGGCCGATATCCCGCGCGTCTTGGGGTATGTGAAACGGAATCTTCAGCGGTATCCGGAGCTCGCGCCGCTCCGCAAGCACCTCACGCCGTATGTGCCTGAACTTCAGTGA
- a CDS encoding response regulator: protein MICRGGAPSGLPPTSGERRLSAQNHVAGDTASGVRGGQFRRLVALVVACILVVTVVGSATSQYLQVRMVAQAGENLALAAVDIAGKLDLLMAERYGDIQMMARSGAVHCCDAAAMTDDLTWMATVYPVYAWLGVTDSAGRIVASTDPASIGNDRSGQEWFRVSKDRGVISVGDAQLSEESPGVSAVAFTAPIRGMRNEFLGTITSRVALPVLEDVFVETVTALQAQWGTDVRVEYQFVNREGEVIADSLLREERRANLKRMGLPSAKLFDTAPPGFVEERHLRRKVDVVTGYAMTKGVGDLGALRWGVLVRVDRSDILAPIRTIVWNVGAAGAGMLLPLVGLVLWSVRRLERACAAAQEDNERAKSAESKFQKLVESAPDAVVVADEDGRIVSWNAVASRLFGYAAFEVIGRPLTVMIPPRYRDAHAQGIQRLQAMGQPRLIGKITEVHGLRKDGTEFPIDLSLGTWETEGTSFYSGIIRDISERKRAEKELLVAKEAAESGSRAKGEFLATMSHEIRTPMNGVIGTTGLLLDTELTAEQREYAEMIRCSGEVLLDIINDILDFSKIDARKLDLELLDFDLRTTVEDAVSMQAERAHSKGLELACLINGTVPTAVCGDPGRLRQILTNLIGNAIKFTERGEVVVTVSVVGQAGTQEQPSVELRFEVADTGIGMTATQCANIFQPFVQADGSMARKYGGTGLGLAICKQLTELMQGRIGVESVPGEGSRFWFTVRLTRQPEGRHGAEPSGRLLIPLRGRKALIVDDNAMNRKILEQQFKAQGMAHESAENGHHALEALRRAADEGRPFDLAILDMHIPDMDGIELARRIKVDPAISSVHLVLFTSLGRRGDMTTARDAGIAAYLTKPMRQAQLLDCLSLVLRGVERPLVESLSRETKTIVTRHSLAEAQSGLRGRVLVVEDNPVNQKVAVKMLEKFGCRVDVAANGREAVQAVARLPYSIVFMDCQMPEMDGFEATRLIRLEERAGLHLTIVAMTANAMVEDRERCLKAGMDDYLSKPVQSQGFADALSRWLPSQKP from the coding sequence ATGATTTGCCGCGGTGGGGCTCCATCCGGTCTGCCCCCGACTTCCGGTGAACGTCGGCTTTCTGCGCAGAATCATGTGGCTGGGGACACGGCAAGCGGAGTGAGGGGCGGCCAGTTTCGCCGGCTGGTGGCTCTGGTTGTCGCCTGCATCCTTGTCGTCACCGTAGTGGGAAGCGCCACGTCGCAGTACCTGCAGGTGCGCATGGTGGCGCAGGCCGGGGAAAATCTTGCGCTCGCGGCGGTGGATATTGCCGGGAAGCTCGATTTGCTGATGGCGGAACGCTACGGCGATATTCAGATGATGGCCCGTTCGGGGGCCGTTCACTGTTGCGATGCCGCCGCAATGACAGATGATCTGACATGGATGGCGACGGTCTATCCGGTGTACGCGTGGCTGGGTGTCACAGATTCCGCTGGGCGAATCGTGGCGTCGACCGATCCCGCCAGCATCGGCAATGATCGAAGCGGCCAAGAGTGGTTTCGGGTATCGAAGGATCGCGGGGTGATCTCTGTCGGAGATGCGCAACTCTCCGAAGAGTCTCCTGGCGTCAGTGCGGTGGCGTTCACCGCTCCGATCAGAGGGATGCGGAACGAATTTCTCGGGACCATCACCTCGCGGGTCGCGCTGCCGGTACTGGAGGATGTCTTTGTAGAGACCGTGACCGCATTGCAGGCGCAATGGGGAACGGACGTGCGGGTCGAGTATCAGTTCGTGAACCGGGAGGGGGAGGTCATCGCCGATTCATTGTTGAGAGAAGAACGGCGCGCCAATCTGAAGCGAATGGGCCTGCCGTCGGCGAAGTTATTCGATACGGCGCCTCCCGGTTTTGTCGAAGAGCGGCATCTGCGCCGCAAGGTAGACGTGGTGACGGGTTATGCTATGACGAAAGGAGTCGGAGATCTTGGCGCACTCCGCTGGGGAGTCCTGGTCCGCGTAGACCGGAGCGACATCCTGGCTCCTATTCGGACGATTGTATGGAACGTCGGTGCGGCGGGTGCAGGCATGTTGCTGCCACTGGTTGGACTGGTATTGTGGAGCGTTCGCCGTCTGGAGCGCGCGTGTGCGGCGGCGCAGGAAGACAACGAGCGGGCCAAGTCCGCGGAAAGCAAATTTCAGAAACTGGTGGAATCGGCTCCCGATGCCGTCGTGGTCGCCGATGAGGATGGCCGGATCGTCTCGTGGAATGCGGTCGCATCGAGGCTGTTCGGATATGCGGCGTTCGAGGTCATCGGCCGGCCGTTGACCGTGATGATACCGCCTCGTTACCGTGATGCTCATGCGCAGGGGATTCAACGGCTCCAGGCCATGGGCCAACCCCGTCTGATCGGCAAGATCACAGAAGTGCATGGCCTGCGCAAGGACGGAACTGAATTCCCGATCGATCTCTCGCTCGGAACCTGGGAAACGGAGGGAACATCGTTCTACAGCGGCATTATCCGCGATATCTCCGAACGCAAACGGGCGGAGAAAGAATTGCTCGTCGCAAAAGAAGCGGCAGAATCCGGCAGTCGAGCGAAAGGCGAGTTCCTTGCTACGATGAGTCACGAGATCCGCACGCCAATGAACGGGGTTATCGGCACGACGGGCCTACTGCTCGATACCGAGCTAACGGCGGAACAGCGAGAGTATGCCGAGATGATTCGCTGCTCGGGAGAAGTGTTGCTCGACATCATCAATGACATTCTCGATTTTTCCAAAATAGACGCCCGCAAGCTCGATCTGGAGTTGTTGGATTTCGATCTTCGCACAACGGTCGAGGATGCCGTCTCGATGCAGGCCGAACGTGCGCACAGCAAAGGGTTGGAACTAGCCTGTCTGATCAACGGGACGGTTCCGACCGCGGTCTGCGGAGACCCCGGCCGTCTGCGACAGATTTTGACGAATCTGATCGGCAACGCGATCAAGTTTACCGAACGTGGCGAGGTCGTTGTCACGGTCAGTGTCGTCGGGCAGGCCGGAACCCAGGAACAGCCCAGCGTCGAACTGCGATTTGAAGTCGCCGACACGGGAATCGGTATGACGGCGACGCAGTGCGCCAATATCTTTCAGCCCTTTGTGCAGGCCGACGGGTCGATGGCGCGCAAGTATGGTGGTACCGGCCTCGGACTCGCCATTTGCAAGCAATTGACGGAACTGATGCAGGGGCGCATCGGGGTAGAGAGCGTGCCTGGCGAAGGCAGCCGGTTCTGGTTCACGGTGCGATTAACCCGGCAGCCGGAGGGGCGTCATGGGGCGGAGCCCTCGGGTCGCCTGCTCATCCCTCTTCGTGGGCGCAAGGCGTTGATTGTGGACGATAACGCGATGAACCGGAAAATTCTCGAGCAGCAATTCAAGGCTCAGGGAATGGCGCATGAGAGCGCAGAGAACGGTCATCACGCGTTGGAGGCACTCCGGCGCGCAGCCGATGAGGGCCGCCCCTTCGACCTGGCCATTCTCGATATGCACATTCCTGACATGGATGGTATTGAGTTGGCTCGACGAATCAAGGTCGATCCGGCGATCAGCTCGGTCCATTTGGTCTTGTTTACCTCCCTTGGCCGACGCGGAGACATGACGACTGCTCGGGATGCGGGCATTGCGGCGTATCTCACCAAGCCGATGCGTCAAGCTCAATTACTCGATTGCTTGAGTCTCGTCCTGAGGGGAGTGGAGCGACCGCTTGTCGAGTCGTTGTCTCGTGAGACGAAGACCATCGTCACCCGGCACAGTCTGGCCGAAGCTCAGTCTGGTCTCCGCGGCCGGGTCTTGGTGGTTGAGGACAACCCGGTGAACCAGAAGGTGGCGGTCAAGATGTTGGAAAAGTTCGGATGTCGGGTGGACGTGGCGGCCAATGGACGAGAAGCCGTCCAGGCGGTGGCGCGACTGCCCTATTCCATCGTTTTCATGGATTGTCAGATGCCGGAGATGGACGGCTTCGAGGCGACGCGTCTGATTCGCCTAGAAGAGCGAGCCGGGCTCCATCTCACCATCGTGGCGATGACCGCGAATGCCATGGTCGAAGATCGGGAACGATGTCTCAAGGCGGGAATGGATGATTACCTTAGCAAGCCGGTCCAGTCGCAAGGTTTCGCCGATGCGCTCAGTCGATGGCTGCCTTCCCAGAAGCCATAA
- a CDS encoding helix-turn-helix transcriptional regulator, producing MNQFPEQVLLQLVENVKSLLHPSVVERTFLDIGATLGREVITRVSEPPDTLSSTKQMHYLRYSEWMRTHWGWDQTMSIGTGDHIEVHCRACPFERLAKEDSLICQLEGAILGELAGKLFGYSKVVVQRDQSHPPRNCRFLVHTERTPQSQAATGLTFASNRSEGKRTSDQAAASRILAQLTARERQIIALLAEGLPDKQIAKTLHLSVRTVEGHLSRIRQKTALQTRSALIRFALCAGTI from the coding sequence ATGAATCAATTCCCAGAGCAAGTCCTGCTGCAGCTGGTTGAGAACGTCAAGAGCCTCTTGCATCCCTCAGTTGTTGAACGCACATTCCTAGATATCGGGGCCACTCTCGGTCGTGAAGTCATCACCCGGGTCTCCGAGCCGCCTGACACTCTCTCCTCAACCAAACAGATGCACTATCTTCGCTACAGCGAGTGGATGAGGACTCACTGGGGCTGGGATCAAACCATGTCGATCGGCACGGGAGATCACATCGAAGTGCACTGTCGAGCCTGCCCCTTTGAGAGGCTGGCGAAAGAGGATTCGCTCATCTGCCAGCTGGAAGGGGCGATCCTGGGGGAACTAGCGGGAAAGTTGTTCGGATACAGTAAGGTGGTTGTCCAGCGCGATCAAAGCCATCCCCCGCGCAATTGCCGGTTTCTCGTACATACGGAACGGACGCCGCAGAGCCAGGCTGCAACTGGCCTCACCTTTGCCTCCAACCGTAGTGAGGGAAAGCGTACATCTGATCAGGCTGCCGCCTCGCGGATCCTCGCTCAGCTTACCGCTCGGGAACGGCAGATTATCGCGCTGCTTGCGGAAGGACTTCCAGACAAACAAATCGCCAAGACGCTCCACCTCAGCGTTCGAACCGTCGAAGGCCACTTGTCGAGAATCCGGCAAAAAACCGCGCTGCAGACACGCAGTGCACTGATTCGTTTCGCCCTTTGCGCCGGCACGATATGA
- a CDS encoding response regulator transcription factor: MHRSARSVAIEARNISMIRLLIVDSHEIARTGTRAVLNQTERIRVVGEAATIAAAVEAGRRLTPEVALVELRLPDGSGIDACRRIREASPGTRLLVLTHGADDESIVSALRAGATGFLLKTISGSDLARAIETVADGQAILDGAVAQRVMTHLCSLSVSNCGKIQPELSAQEKRVMDLVAQGKTNKEVAAALGLSDKTVKNYLSNVYEKLQVNRRAQATSSFIQQTRETCGLSIADFGCPALPPLT, encoded by the coding sequence ATGCATCGTTCCGCTCGTTCTGTCGCCATCGAAGCCCGGAACATATCGATGATTCGGCTGCTGATCGTCGATAGCCATGAAATCGCGCGAACGGGTACTCGAGCTGTCCTGAATCAAACCGAACGCATCAGGGTCGTCGGCGAAGCGGCCACAATAGCCGCCGCCGTAGAAGCCGGGCGCCGGCTCACGCCCGAAGTCGCACTGGTGGAACTGCGCTTGCCGGACGGAAGCGGCATCGACGCCTGCCGCCGTATTCGCGAAGCCTCCCCCGGCACCCGTCTACTTGTGCTGACGCACGGCGCCGATGACGAGTCCATCGTCTCGGCTTTGCGCGCCGGCGCCACAGGATTTTTGCTCAAAACCATCAGCGGATCCGACTTAGCCAGGGCCATCGAAACCGTCGCCGACGGGCAGGCCATTCTGGATGGCGCGGTGGCGCAGCGGGTTATGACGCACCTCTGCAGCCTGTCCGTCTCAAATTGCGGGAAAATACAACCCGAGCTCTCGGCGCAAGAAAAACGGGTAATGGATCTTGTCGCGCAGGGAAAGACCAACAAGGAAGTCGCCGCCGCACTCGGCCTCAGCGATAAGACTGTCAAAAATTATTTGAGCAACGTCTACGAAAAACTTCAGGTCAACCGCCGGGCACAAGCCACTTCGTCCTTTATTCAACAAACACGCGAGACTTGCGGCCTCAGCATCGCCGATTTCGGATGCCCTGCCTTGCCGCCTCTGACATAA
- a CDS encoding VanZ family protein — protein sequence MTGQAGETGWRRFVVYWGPVLGYAGLIFYLSAQSHPDDNLPSLFGAVNDKVLHALEYAGLGGLCYRAFRWGATESVAARALLFSILTASLYGVTDEVHQLFVPFRESSWQDWLADVTGSVLGAVSCSRVSRPYFFLSAKGITRL from the coding sequence GTGACTGGTCAGGCCGGAGAGACGGGATGGAGGCGCTTCGTCGTGTATTGGGGGCCGGTGCTCGGCTATGCCGGATTGATCTTCTATCTGTCGGCGCAATCGCATCCGGACGACAATCTGCCGTCTCTGTTCGGAGCGGTGAACGACAAGGTGCTGCATGCGCTGGAGTATGCGGGCCTTGGCGGGTTGTGCTATCGGGCGTTTCGCTGGGGCGCAACAGAATCGGTGGCAGCCCGGGCGTTGCTCTTTTCGATTCTGACGGCGTCGCTGTATGGGGTGACCGACGAAGTTCATCAATTGTTCGTGCCGTTCCGTGAGTCAAGCTGGCAGGATTGGCTGGCGGACGTGACGGGCTCGGTGCTGGGGGCGGTCTCGTGCAGTCGTGTTTCACGCCCTTATTTCTTCCTAAGCGCCAAAGGGATAACGCGCTTGTGA
- a CDS encoding glycoside hydrolase family 57 protein, which translates to MKNVHVCFVWHMHQPYYTDPIAGTASMPWVRLHATKAYFDMAYLLEKFPAVKATFNFTPSLLLQLQEIGNGTVRDLFLERAQRPAAELTPEEQAFLIRHFFSANWATMVRPFARYHELLVKRGTEVSGPDLAKVARQFSTQDFLDLQVWHNLAWFGYGPLQRYPRLGALRNKNRNFTEDDKHEVLALQRIAIQEIVPLYRQLLDRGQIELTTTPFFHPILPLVIDTDINRRARPDLPLPSRFRAPEDAETQLQRAVDFHRKTFGQPPVGLWPSEGSVCPELLPLVHHAGLRWLATDEGVLARSFELSNRPWHRHSDLYQAYRAGESGRNVTMVFRDRDISDAFGFVYHKTNPDSAADDVLRRLRNIIHNAPQEQILIPIILDGENPWEHYHDGGEHFLSRLYRAFTAHELDQEHAVHLTASTMSEGLAAVPPTQHLPALHSGSWINQDYKIWIGHQEDNRGWDLLGHTRTRLVEVAPTLPVDRAEAAWQELYAAEGSDWFWWYGDDFDTDYKQEFDRLFRTHLRNVWLFMGLTPPDRLNQPICVMTQQAAADRITQPVSILTPTIDGLVTDFFEWRGAGTITTQPPLGAMWKAEGLFTAIYFGWSQDHLLLRLDPDDAAQPRLNGLGMELTLHGPQHSFRLSCSLAPSGPESFTLFQQCEGETWQEIGPYRSICRRTILELAIPMKDLQLDAGQEVRLSLVILEHGLEVARYPHHTPAILTAPGPEFEAGLWRV; encoded by the coding sequence ATGAAAAACGTCCACGTCTGCTTTGTCTGGCACATGCACCAGCCGTACTACACGGACCCCATTGCGGGGACGGCGAGTATGCCCTGGGTGCGCCTCCATGCGACGAAAGCCTATTTCGATATGGCATACCTGCTGGAGAAGTTCCCGGCGGTGAAAGCCACGTTTAACTTCACGCCGTCGTTGTTACTCCAGCTTCAGGAGATCGGCAACGGCACCGTGCGCGACCTGTTCCTCGAACGCGCTCAACGTCCGGCCGCAGAGTTGACGCCGGAGGAACAGGCCTTCCTCATCCGCCATTTCTTCTCAGCCAACTGGGCCACGATGGTGCGTCCGTTCGCCCGCTATCACGAACTGCTGGTCAAACGCGGCACCGAGGTCTCTGGACCGGATCTCGCCAAGGTCGCCCGTCAGTTTTCGACACAGGATTTTCTGGACCTGCAGGTCTGGCACAACCTGGCCTGGTTCGGGTATGGGCCGCTCCAGCGCTACCCCCGCCTAGGCGCGCTCCGCAACAAGAACCGCAATTTCACCGAGGACGACAAACACGAAGTCCTCGCGCTGCAGCGGATCGCGATTCAAGAGATTGTCCCCCTCTACCGTCAACTGCTCGACCGGGGTCAGATCGAACTCACCACCACACCGTTTTTTCACCCGATCCTGCCGCTCGTCATCGACACGGATATCAATCGCCGCGCGCGTCCCGACCTGCCCCTGCCCTCCCGGTTTCGCGCGCCGGAAGATGCGGAGACGCAACTCCAGCGGGCCGTCGACTTTCACCGCAAGACCTTTGGCCAGCCGCCGGTCGGGCTCTGGCCGTCAGAAGGATCCGTCTGCCCCGAACTGCTCCCGCTGGTCCATCACGCCGGGCTCCGCTGGCTGGCGACCGACGAGGGCGTACTCGCCCGCTCGTTCGAATTGAGCAATCGACCATGGCATCGACACAGCGACCTCTACCAAGCCTACCGCGCGGGGGAGTCCGGCCGAAACGTAACGATGGTCTTTCGCGATCGCGATATTTCCGATGCGTTCGGTTTCGTGTACCACAAAACCAATCCGGACTCCGCCGCCGATGACGTGCTCCGCCGGCTCCGAAACATTATTCACAACGCACCGCAGGAACAGATTCTCATCCCTATCATTCTCGATGGCGAAAATCCCTGGGAGCATTACCATGACGGCGGGGAACACTTCCTCTCGCGCCTCTACCGGGCCTTCACCGCGCATGAATTGGACCAGGAACACGCTGTTCATTTGACGGCGTCCACCATGTCGGAAGGCCTTGCCGCAGTCCCGCCCACCCAACACCTCCCCGCACTCCATTCAGGATCCTGGATCAATCAGGACTATAAAATCTGGATTGGGCATCAGGAAGACAACCGCGGCTGGGACCTCCTCGGCCATACCCGCACCCGTCTTGTGGAAGTCGCCCCGACCTTGCCGGTGGACCGTGCAGAGGCGGCCTGGCAGGAGCTCTATGCCGCCGAGGGCAGCGACTGGTTCTGGTGGTACGGCGACGATTTCGACACCGACTATAAGCAGGAGTTCGATCGGCTCTTCCGCACCCACTTGCGCAACGTCTGGCTCTTCATGGGCCTCACTCCTCCCGATCGATTGAACCAGCCGATCTGTGTCATGACCCAGCAGGCTGCGGCAGATCGCATCACCCAGCCGGTCTCGATCCTCACCCCCACCATCGACGGCCTGGTGACGGACTTTTTCGAATGGCGCGGGGCCGGAACTATCACGACGCAACCGCCGCTGGGAGCGATGTGGAAGGCCGAGGGACTATTCACTGCGATCTACTTTGGCTGGAGCCAAGATCATCTGCTCTTACGACTCGATCCGGATGACGCCGCGCAGCCCCGGCTCAACGGATTGGGGATGGAGCTCACGCTCCACGGGCCTCAGCACAGCTTCCGTCTTTCCTGCTCGCTTGCCCCGTCCGGACCGGAGTCCTTCACGCTCTTCCAGCAATGTGAAGGAGAAACCTGGCAGGAGATCGGTCCCTATCGTTCGATTTGTCGCCGGACCATTTTAGAACTGGCGATCCCGATGAAGGACCTCCAGCTTGATGCGGGACAGGAGGTGCGCCTGAGTCTCGTAATTCTCGAACATGGATTGGAAGTGGCCCGCTACCCGCATCATACGCCGGCCATCCTGACGGCACCGGGGCCAGAATTTGAAGCGGGACTGTGGCGCGTGTAG
- a CDS encoding MoaD/ThiS family protein — MHIQLSHPSRTVEIKGPKKAKDLLKELNLVVEAHLVIRGDELVTEDEMLYDQDQIEIRPVISGGSPFPRFPSPFTPYPSPASA; from the coding sequence ATGCATATTCAACTGAGCCATCCGTCCAGAACTGTCGAGATCAAAGGCCCCAAGAAGGCCAAAGATCTTCTGAAGGAACTCAATCTCGTGGTCGAAGCGCACCTCGTCATTCGCGGCGACGAACTCGTGACCGAAGACGAGATGCTGTATGACCAGGACCAGATCGAAATCCGTCCGGTGATTTCCGGCGGTTCCCCCTTCCCACGTTTCCCTTCACCCTTCACCCCTTATCCCTCACCGGCTTCGGCATGA
- a CDS encoding ATP-binding protein, translated as MNCTKCKTRAVIDLPRHNAAFCKDCFNYYVHDQVGRAIKSEKMFGKDDRILVAVSGGKDSLALWDVLLKMGYKADALYVNLGIGGYSEVSHAKAIKFSETVAAPHGAVLHVHTVEQEAGAGIKELAMLIHRPTCSTCGTIKRYQFNRVALEHKYDVMATGHNLDDEAARLLGNVLRWQEEYLDKQSPNLPASLDGFAKKVKPLFRLSERELAAYSVLNRIDYIVEECPMAKGARTLLYKEVLNRLETESPGTKQAFYCGFLDKQRKPEASPQATMAEKDQAMLHPCSVCQQPTTADVCSYCKMMARAKVHSNS; from the coding sequence ATGAACTGCACGAAATGTAAAACCCGCGCGGTGATCGATCTGCCGCGCCACAATGCCGCCTTCTGCAAAGACTGCTTCAACTATTATGTGCATGATCAGGTCGGCAGGGCCATTAAGTCTGAAAAAATGTTCGGGAAGGATGATCGTATCCTCGTGGCAGTGTCAGGCGGCAAAGACAGCCTGGCGCTCTGGGACGTTCTCCTCAAGATGGGTTATAAGGCCGACGCACTGTATGTGAACCTCGGCATCGGCGGCTATTCGGAAGTGTCCCATGCCAAAGCAATCAAGTTTTCCGAAACCGTGGCCGCCCCGCATGGCGCAGTCCTGCACGTCCACACCGTGGAGCAGGAAGCCGGAGCCGGTATCAAGGAACTGGCCATGCTGATTCACCGTCCGACCTGTAGTACATGTGGCACCATCAAGCGCTACCAATTCAATCGCGTGGCGCTGGAACATAAATACGATGTGATGGCGACAGGACACAATCTCGACGATGAAGCGGCCCGCCTGCTGGGCAACGTGCTCCGCTGGCAGGAAGAGTATTTGGATAAGCAGTCCCCCAACCTGCCGGCATCCCTTGACGGGTTCGCCAAGAAGGTGAAACCGCTCTTCCGCCTATCCGAGCGCGAATTGGCCGCCTACTCGGTCTTGAACCGAATCGACTACATCGTCGAAGAATGCCCGATGGCGAAAGGCGCCAGGACGTTGCTCTACAAGGAAGTGTTGAATCGGCTCGAAACGGAATCGCCCGGCACCAAGCAAGCTTTCTATTGCGGGTTCCTCGACAAACAGCGCAAGCCGGAAGCCTCCCCTCAGGCTACAATGGCCGAGAAAGATCAGGCTATGCTGCACCCCTGCTCCGTCTGTCAGCAACCGACCACCGCCGACGTCTGCTCCTACTGCAAGATGATGGCACGAGCCAAAGTCCATTCTAATTCATAA
- a CDS encoding acyloxyacyl hydrolase — MMTLTEPIGSGWYQGQLALGAELVVFHTHSPITAYGIGLTPKMAYTSTAFGRVRPFIEGGGGPAWTDLGGRVPEQPGQFNFLGWGGVGCAYQMTPAWALTAGYRVMHISNAGTRSPNSGLNFSLPYLGLTYQLF, encoded by the coding sequence ATGATGACCCTTACGGAACCGATCGGCTCAGGCTGGTACCAAGGCCAACTGGCGCTCGGCGCAGAGCTCGTCGTTTTCCATACTCATAGTCCGATTACAGCCTATGGGATCGGACTGACTCCGAAAATGGCCTATACCTCCACGGCGTTTGGACGGGTGCGCCCCTTCATCGAGGGAGGCGGAGGGCCGGCGTGGACGGACTTGGGAGGGCGAGTCCCAGAACAACCAGGACAATTCAATTTTCTGGGATGGGGTGGAGTTGGCTGTGCCTACCAGATGACTCCCGCATGGGCGCTGACCGCCGGCTACCGCGTCATGCACATCTCTAACGCAGGGACTCGATCGCCCAATTCTGGGCTAAATTTTAGCCTCCCCTATCTTGGCCTCACCTATCAATTATTCTGA